One genomic region from Campylobacter sp. RM5004 encodes:
- the rfaE2 gene encoding D-glycero-beta-D-manno-heptose 1-phosphate adenylyltransferase, whose amino-acid sequence MKNIKALVVGDLIQDIYIFANCTRISPEAPVPVIVPKEEKKVLGGMANVAANLAKLGASVSVLSVLGNDESSKYIKDELNNKGITCLILEDTNRKTTTKTRIFGSNQQIVRIDVETTEEISQDLANKLINLVLNKHYDVIVFSDYAKGVITPYLAQKLIEYAKSKNILTLADPKNDFYKFSGVDIITPNHKEACEFLGKFDEKSDEELTKALEKLQSELKLKIPLVTLGCNGIAAIYNDKLNRHFALAKEVFDVTGAGDSVISSLSFFLANDFHISKSIDLANKAAAIVVGKIGAVSVGLNEIINFNNEFHKCKNIEEIIELSKGKKVVFTNGCFDILHYGHLSYLRSAKELGDLLVVGLNSDESVKRLKGKERPINDIKTRKAMLNALEFVDFVCEFGDDTPIELIKALKPDVLVKGADYEGKIVVGSEFAKEVKLLEFKTGFSSTNIIEKIRNSND is encoded by the coding sequence ATGAAAAATATAAAAGCCCTTGTTGTAGGGGATTTGATACAAGATATTTATATTTTTGCAAATTGCACGAGAATTAGCCCAGAAGCTCCTGTACCTGTCATCGTTCCAAAGGAAGAAAAAAAGGTGCTAGGTGGAATGGCAAATGTGGCTGCAAATTTAGCAAAACTTGGTGCTAGTGTTAGTGTTTTGAGTGTTTTAGGTAATGATGAAAGCTCAAAATATATAAAAGATGAGCTAAATAACAAAGGCATAACTTGCCTAATCTTAGAAGATACAAACAGAAAAACAACTACTAAAACTCGTATTTTTGGCTCAAATCAACAAATCGTAAGAATTGATGTAGAAACAACAGAAGAAATCAGTCAAGATTTAGCAAATAAATTAATAAACTTAGTTTTAAATAAGCACTATGATGTAATAGTTTTTAGCGATTATGCAAAAGGAGTTATTACGCCATATCTAGCACAAAAACTAATTGAATATGCAAAAAGCAAAAATATCTTAACTCTAGCAGATCCAAAGAATGATTTTTATAAGTTTAGTGGCGTTGATATTATCACGCCAAATCATAAAGAAGCTTGTGAGTTTTTAGGCAAATTTGATGAAAAAAGCGATGAAGAATTAACAAAAGCTTTAGAAAAATTACAAAGCGAATTAAAGCTTAAAATTCCTTTAGTAACTCTAGGTTGCAATGGAATAGCAGCGATTTATAATGATAAATTAAATCGCCATTTTGCACTTGCAAAAGAAGTTTTTGATGTTACAGGTGCAGGTGATAGTGTGATTTCATCTTTATCATTTTTTTTAGCAAATGATTTTCACATAAGCAAAAGCATTGATTTAGCAAACAAAGCTGCAGCAATAGTTGTAGGTAAAATCGGAGCTGTTAGCGTAGGGCTAAATGAAATAATTAATTTTAACAATGAGTTTCATAAATGCAAAAATATAGAAGAAATAATTGAGCTTAGCAAAGGAAAAAAAGTAGTATTTACAAATGGTTGCTTTGATATTTTGCATTACGGACATTTAAGCTATTTAAGAAGCGCAAAAGAGCTAGGAGATTTGCTAGTAGTTGGGCTAAATAGTGATGAGAGTGTAAAAAGGCTAAAAGGCAAAGAGCGACCAATAAACGACATAAAGACAAGAAAAGCAATGCTTAATGCTTTAGAATTTGTTGATTTTGTGTGCGAATTTGGCGATGATACTCCGATTGAACTAATTAAGGCTTTAAAACCTGATGTTTTAGTAAAAGGTGCTGATTATGAAGGTAAGATTGTAGTGGGTAGCGAGTTTGCAAAAGAAGTAAAATTGCTAGAATTTAAAACAGGATTTTCAAGCACAAATATAATAGAAAAAATAAGGAATAGTAATGATTAA
- a CDS encoding SIS domain-containing protein, which translates to MINKLMYELNEHKNAFNKVDEKYLNDIIKAYEIIKTALENGKKLLIFGNGGSAADAQHFAAELSGRYKTERMGLSAIALSTDTSALTAIGNDYGYEYVFSRQVEAIAKQGDVVFGISTSGTSKNVINALEIAKQMDCECILMASQKLETSPYFALKAPSLDTPRIQEIHIFTIHSICELLDGYFK; encoded by the coding sequence ATGATTAATAAATTAATGTATGAATTAAACGAGCATAAAAATGCTTTTAATAAAGTTGATGAAAAATATTTAAACGATATCATAAAAGCTTATGAGATAATTAAAACAGCTTTAGAAAATGGTAAAAAATTATTAATTTTTGGCAACGGTGGAAGTGCAGCAGATGCTCAACACTTCGCAGCTGAGCTAAGTGGAAGATATAAAACCGAGAGAATGGGGCTTAGCGCGATTGCACTTAGCACAGATACTTCAGCGCTTACTGCAATAGGAAATGATTATGGCTATGAATATGTTTTTTCAAGACAAGTTGAAGCTATTGCAAAGCAAGGCGATGTGGTGTTTGGAATAAGCACAAGTGGGACTAGTAAAAATGTAATAAATGCGCTTGAAATAGCTAAGCAAATGGATTGCGAATGTATTTTAATGGCAAGCCAAAAGCTTGAAACAAGCCCATATTTTGCCCTAAAAGCTCCTAGTTTAGATACTCCAAGAATTCAAGAAATCCATATTTTTACAATTCATAGCATCTGCGAACTACTTGATGGGTATTTTAAGTGA
- a CDS encoding DEAD/DEAH box helicase family protein, whose protein sequence is MSKKNEDKQIPLRLSEYLKYIDEYDFIKDIDEYDFIKDIDDKLGDKSLFDYQLNAVKNALKVLRLYQSSDEYSFYEGIYKNYGIDKSDINKASFWMATGSGKTIVMVKLIKEIYQAIKDGFIKDKPMLILAPTDIILNQIKKELLLNGLDPKELDEKNLATPSLFKNDVFLFRSDLLDDGENVSKSNDGKRKDYNDFLQDDGWYIFLDEAHRGNNDSKRKVYIKELSNGFKEKGFIFNFSATFTDDVDKLTCAYDYNLSKFNLSGYGKEIVLFDNELKIDKDSEEELRLEHVLKSFLVFSLVKKSKKLIKDKTLTYHNPLMIVVSDKVDTSDAGIKIYFKAVKKIIENSFDLYALKEKLKLELQGLKTQFSSYTLNSVFIDLINEIDENDMKKYVFHDGLVNGLEACKISKNQREIVVKSKNSSKPFLLINIGDNKEWKDFLCDDLGIEVGNELSDGYFDKINEDISPINIMLGSKVFSEGWDSNRVNEILFLNIGSKDAIKYVTQTIGRGVRIEPKKGDKKRKENTGIETLFVMASDSSGVKQILSGFKMMQGNTKALVGFQKTNAYKEPKIPIYTNLDTRAKLKLSNNDLDNLRKYVNDFDNDVLYFYDDLCDELGVKIIDEIKDESKNELFERGVSVNYFQNDKVNLKKIYQTIKSKAKKLEGFKVINDEIKHFNEFSAILSDDIVKSINSKIKEVLKSVGKKPYSDDELKEKFNKGEINLDELMELKNTKPLNELASKDDYLISAKLQSHYYLPMIKKENDDKISYCISVKSEIEFLNDLEINLVDCKVLKNSEWGFSRIVENVDDIYIPYFDTQSQIYRKFYPDFIFWLKDKISGIESIYFIDPKGLTRGQNPIDKIKGFESIFSKNGATHNDIKVYLYYYNNKDTLPSYEDYVKGNILDIFC, encoded by the coding sequence ATGAGCAAGAAAAATGAAGATAAACAAATACCTTTAAGGCTAAGCGAGTATTTAAAATATATTGATGAGTATGATTTTATAAAAGATATTGATGAGTATGATTTTATAAAAGATATTGATGATAAATTAGGAGATAAAAGTCTTTTTGATTATCAATTAAATGCTGTAAAAAATGCTTTAAAAGTACTTAGATTATATCAGAGTAGTGATGAGTATAGTTTTTATGAGGGTATTTATAAAAACTATGGTATAGATAAAAGTGATATCAATAAAGCTTCTTTTTGGATGGCAACGGGAAGTGGTAAAACTATCGTAATGGTAAAGCTGATAAAAGAAATATACCAAGCTATAAAAGATGGTTTTATAAAAGATAAGCCTATGCTTATTTTAGCACCTACTGATATCATCTTAAACCAAATAAAAAAAGAATTATTGTTAAATGGTTTAGACCCTAAAGAACTAGATGAGAAAAATTTGGCAACACCTAGTTTATTTAAAAATGATGTGTTTTTGTTTAGAAGTGATTTGTTAGATGATGGGGAGAATGTATCTAAAAGTAATGATGGTAAGAGAAAAGACTATAATGATTTTTTACAAGATGATGGTTGGTATATATTTTTAGATGAAGCTCATAGGGGTAATAATGATTCCAAAAGAAAAGTCTATATAAAAGAACTTAGTAATGGTTTTAAAGAAAAAGGTTTTATATTTAACTTTTCGGCTACTTTTACTGATGATGTAGATAAGCTAACATGTGCTTATGATTATAATTTAAGCAAATTTAATTTAAGTGGATATGGAAAAGAAATAGTTTTATTTGATAATGAATTGAAGATAGATAAAGATAGTGAAGAAGAATTGAGATTAGAGCATGTTTTAAAAAGCTTTTTGGTATTTTCTCTAGTTAAAAAAAGTAAAAAATTGATAAAAGATAAAACACTAACTTATCATAATCCTTTGATGATAGTGGTAAGTGATAAAGTTGATACAAGTGATGCGGGAATAAAGATATATTTTAAAGCTGTTAAGAAAATAATTGAAAATAGTTTTGATTTATATGCATTAAAAGAGAAATTAAAATTAGAATTACAAGGGTTGAAAACTCAGTTTTCTAGTTACACTTTAAATAGTGTTTTTATAGATTTGATAAACGAAATTGATGAGAACGATATGAAAAAATATGTTTTTCATGATGGTTTGGTAAATGGTTTAGAAGCTTGTAAAATTAGTAAAAATCAAAGAGAAATAGTAGTGAAAAGTAAAAACTCATCAAAGCCATTTTTGCTTATTAATATTGGTGACAATAAGGAGTGGAAAGACTTTTTATGTGATGATTTGGGGATTGAGGTAGGAAATGAGTTATCGGATGGATATTTTGATAAGATAAATGAAGATATATCTCCTATAAATATAATGCTAGGCTCAAAAGTCTTTAGTGAGGGATGGGATAGTAATCGTGTAAATGAGATTTTATTTTTAAATATAGGTAGCAAAGACGCTATAAAGTATGTAACTCAAACTATCGGGCGTGGTGTTAGAATAGAGCCTAAAAAAGGGGATAAAAAACGCAAAGAAAATACAGGTATAGAAACGCTTTTTGTAATGGCTAGTGATAGTAGCGGAGTAAAGCAAATCCTAAGCGGTTTTAAAATGATGCAAGGTAATACAAAGGCTTTAGTAGGATTTCAAAAAACTAACGCTTATAAAGAGCCAAAAATTCCTATTTATACAAATTTAGACACAAGAGCAAAATTAAAATTAAGCAATAACGATTTGGATAATTTGCGTAAATATGTGAATGATTTTGATAATGATGTATTATATTTTTATGATGATTTATGCGATGAATTAGGGGTAAAAATAATTGATGAGATAAAAGATGAAAGTAAAAATGAGCTTTTTGAAAGAGGCGTGAGTGTGAATTATTTTCAAAATGATAAAGTAAATTTAAAAAAAATCTATCAAACAATAAAATCAAAAGCTAAAAAACTAGAAGGATTTAAAGTGATTAATGATGAGATAAAGCATTTTAATGAATTTAGTGCTATTTTAAGCGATGATATTGTAAAAAGCATAAACTCTAAAATAAAAGAGGTTTTAAAAAGCGTTGGTAAAAAACCTTATAGTGATGATGAATTAAAAGAAAAATTTAATAAAGGTGAAATTAATTTAGATGAATTGATGGAGTTAAAAAACACTAAACCACTAAATGAGCTTGCTTCTAAAGATGATTATTTAATTAGTGCAAAACTACAAAGTCATTATTATCTACCCATGATTAAAAAAGAAAATGATGACAAAATAAGTTATTGTATAAGTGTAAAAAGTGAAATAGAGTTTTTGAATGATTTGGAAATAAATTTAGTAGATTGTAAAGTTTTAAAAAATAGCGAATGGGGTTTTAGTAGAATTGTTGAAAATGTAGATGATATTTATATCCCTTATTTTGATACACAAAGTCAAATTTATAGAAAATTTTATCCTGATTTTATCTTTTGGCTAAAGGATAAAATAAGTGGAATTGAAAGCATATATTTTATAGACCCAAAAGGCTTAACGCGTGGGCAAAATCCTATAGATAAAATAAAAGGATTTGAGAGTATTTTCAGCAAAAATGGTGCTACTCATAATGATATAAAAGTATATTTATATTATTACAATAATAAAGATACCTTGCCTAGCTATGAAGACTATGTAAAAGGTAATATTTTAGATATCTTTTGTTAA
- a CDS encoding DNA methyltransferase: protein MQSYYKFIELLKEHYVRFKPKDDDLYSKTNGFDNYLNIKNRHFQAIKSFLETQSVSNDIANKLYDFFSSYLNASGTPFFIKTPLHKNIYAPVYNNSDDVSLFYKTKDLYYVKSDTIYKNISLEYKKYTIHILAQNLEQKKDNNKSNKEIDLELLSIEGNNINFNAKFMAKKKNNYDNIKKEIKKTLKIDFGEDEYKAIKQEFKKQNTIDFFIHKNAEKFLKEQFDLFIYHYFYKDLTLDTQWSDERLEELKNLKLIAYKIIELIAKLENEVLRIWLKPKFVKKLNYVFSLDLLKGLEKEIVSDEGFETQLKEWQELGMNYESFDSTLPLDTKHFSPKIREKILSHFDNLSEILNGELIKSDNFNALNTLKNKYRGKVKCIYIDPPYNTTNDDFVYFDKFNHATWLSFMRDRLVLAREFLSDDGAIFVQCDDNEQARLKLLMDEVFGKENYYTNITCKVKAPSGLGSGNRAIFDCSEYILLYAKNIEKFNFNITKITTSVVGSNEDKTKDNYKSIFKKFDIKKLEKIDDFENLYYLDNLNYQIETIKKSDIDELFYYNNIDNIFRTAPTNNQLIFRLKEKFGDLKNKLFVELDVNNEIKRMFYNGEDVLMLKNYTELDNKEKKVLKLDYITNIFYDDLWQGISKEGGVTLNNGKKPERLIKDILKISTNENDLVMDFHLGSGTTAAVAHKMNRLYIGIELGEYFYSTTLPRLKKVINAEQGGISKTLDFNGGGAFVYYELESYEEALRECEYVSDDLGLIDYKKSRKLIKSLDKKEKLYIDLKHEYFKDLDIFTSFANIYGLSIISYEIKNNELYINTSDNKSYCMKDLDLGTYTKLRDYLWWKSDEQEK from the coding sequence ATGCAAAGTTATTATAAATTTATAGAACTTTTAAAAGAACATTATGTGAGATTTAAACCAAAAGATGATGATTTATATAGCAAAACAAATGGTTTTGATAATTATCTAAATATAAAAAATAGACATTTTCAAGCAATAAAAAGCTTTTTAGAAACACAAAGCGTATCAAATGATATTGCAAACAAACTTTATGATTTTTTTAGCTCATACTTAAATGCTAGTGGAACACCATTTTTTATAAAAACCCCACTTCATAAAAACATTTATGCTCCAGTATATAATAATAGCGATGATGTAAGTCTTTTTTATAAAACTAAAGACCTTTATTATGTAAAATCAGACACTATTTATAAAAATATAAGTTTAGAGTATAAAAAGTATACCATACACATATTAGCACAAAATCTAGAGCAAAAAAAGGATAATAATAAAAGCAACAAAGAAATAGACCTAGAATTATTAAGCATAGAAGGAAACAATATTAATTTTAATGCAAAATTTATGGCAAAGAAAAAAAATAATTATGATAATATAAAAAAAGAAATTAAAAAAACTCTAAAAATAGACTTTGGTGAAGATGAATACAAAGCAATAAAACAAGAGTTTAAAAAGCAAAATACTATTGATTTTTTTATCCATAAAAACGCAGAAAAGTTTTTAAAAGAACAATTTGATTTATTTATATACCACTATTTTTACAAGGATTTGACACTCGATACGCAATGGAGTGATGAAAGGCTTGAAGAATTAAAAAACCTAAAATTAATTGCTTATAAAATTATAGAACTTATAGCAAAGCTTGAAAACGAAGTGCTAAGAATTTGGCTAAAACCTAAGTTTGTAAAGAAATTAAACTATGTATTTAGCTTAGATTTATTAAAAGGATTAGAAAAAGAAATTGTCAGTGATGAAGGGTTTGAAACTCAGCTTAAAGAATGGCAAGAGTTAGGGATGAATTACGAGAGTTTTGATAGCACCTTGCCGCTTGATACTAAACATTTTAGCCCTAAAATACGAGAGAAAATCTTAAGTCATTTTGATAATCTAAGCGAGATTTTAAACGGAGAGCTTATAAAAAGCGATAATTTTAACGCTCTAAATACCCTTAAAAACAAATATCGTGGCAAGGTAAAGTGTATCTACATAGACCCACCTTACAATACTACAAATGATGATTTTGTATATTTTGATAAGTTTAATCACGCTACATGGCTAAGTTTTATGCGTGATAGACTAGTTTTAGCAAGAGAGTTTTTAAGTGATGATGGGGCGATTTTCGTTCAATGTGATGATAATGAGCAAGCAAGGCTAAAACTTTTAATGGATGAAGTATTTGGGAAGGAGAATTATTATACAAATATAACTTGCAAGGTTAAAGCACCTAGTGGTTTAGGTAGTGGAAATAGAGCAATATTTGATTGCTCTGAATATATTTTATTATATGCTAAAAATATTGAAAAATTTAATTTTAATATTACAAAAATTACAACTTCAGTAGTTGGTAGCAATGAAGATAAAACTAAAGATAATTATAAAAGTATATTTAAGAAATTTGATATAAAAAAATTAGAAAAGATTGATGATTTTGAAAATTTATATTATTTGGATAATTTAAATTATCAAATAGAAACTATTAAAAAATCTGATATTGACGAGTTGTTTTATTATAACAATATAGATAATATCTTTAGAACTGCACCTACTAATAATCAGTTAATTTTTAGGTTAAAGGAAAAATTTGGAGATTTAAAAAATAAATTATTCGTTGAGTTAGATGTAAATAATGAAATTAAGCGAATGTTTTATAATGGCGAAGATGTGTTAATGCTTAAAAATTACACAGAATTAGATAATAAGGAAAAAAAGGTCTTAAAGTTAGATTATATAACTAATATTTTTTATGATGATTTGTGGCAAGGTATTTCTAAAGAGGGCGGAGTTACTTTAAATAATGGTAAAAAACCAGAAAGATTAATAAAAGATATTTTAAAGATTTCTACTAACGAAAACGACCTTGTGATGGATTTTCATTTAGGTAGTGGGACTACAGCGGCTGTTGCTCATAAAATGAATAGGCTTTATATAGGTATTGAATTAGGCGAATATTTTTATAGCACTACACTGCCAAGACTAAAAAAGGTAATAAATGCTGAGCAAGGTGGTATTAGTAAAACACTTGATTTTAATGGTGGTGGAGCTTTTGTATATTATGAGTTAGAAAGCTATGAAGAAGCCTTAAGAGAGTGTGAGTATGTAAGTGATGATTTGGGTTTGATTGATTATAAAAAATCAAGAAAGCTTATAAAGTCTTTAGATAAAAAAGAAAAGCTTTATATAGATTTAAAACACGAATATTTTAAGGACTTAGATATTTTCACTTCATTTGCAAATATTTACGGGCTTAGTATTATCTCTTATGAGATTAAAAACAATGAGCTTTATATAAATACTAGCGATAATAAAAGCTATTGTATGAAGGATTTGGATTTAGGCACTTATACAAAATTAAGAGATTATTTATGGTGGAAGAGTGATGAGCAAGAAAAATGA
- a CDS encoding heavy metal translocating P-type ATPase, which translates to MKCFHCRLDFDEKSMIFQGEKVFCCNGCKNVYNLINENNLEEFYKNATNLSKVDEKISYDEHSFFIQKEENYEKILILIDNLHCIACVWLIEKMLLKNEGVLEIDINYHTKRASIEYNPLITNAKDILNTIISLGYTPLAFNPSTTTKAKKTHIEFYSRLIVAIACVMNIMWLSIARYAGYFSSMEQSIQDIINFAEFVLCTPVLFYSASSMFKSAYLALKNKILNMDCLVTAGASLVYIYSIIAMFKRLPYVYFDSVAMIICFVFIGRFLEQLARKQALENIDFLSDLLNASVNVIKGENIEKISVTNIKKDDVLRVFLGDKILIDGYALNDAKLNLSAITGESELVNIKKGDFIKSASVVECASFDYIASCTFNDSYINKLANLLNKTKKSNLERLTDKIGVYFCYAIFSIAFLCFLYNISNINEAIIRSVSLLIIACPCALALSAPVGNILCIHEALKLKVLFKNASFIENLSKINMAVFDKTGVLSKSKLELLSSINLNDNDKSILKAILNKNNHIIASSLNEYLKDIKPSEKDFNLIQLNGLGVLAEFENGIKYIFGSAKLLKQYNINAISKNETEVFFAKNDEILEHFIFSNVISNDALNLINYLKSSNIKIVMLSGDKQKPCEKIANELGISEYYYECLPEDKLKTIENFSKNNKVLMVGDGINDALALKLALVGISFKNASNLALNSSDIVMLDNKLIGIKNSHLLATKTYKLIKTNLALSFLYNIISIPLAFNGLINPLIASIFMSLSSICVIINSTRIKSYAKKIKNLK; encoded by the coding sequence TTGAAGTGTTTTCATTGTAGGTTAGATTTTGATGAAAAAAGTATGATTTTTCAAGGCGAAAAGGTGTTTTGTTGTAATGGCTGTAAAAATGTTTATAATCTAATAAATGAAAACAATTTAGAAGAATTTTATAAAAATGCCACTAATTTATCTAAAGTAGATGAGAAAATTTCTTATGATGAACACTCGTTTTTCATACAAAAAGAAGAAAATTATGAAAAAATTTTAATTTTAATTGATAATTTGCATTGCATTGCTTGTGTTTGGCTCATTGAAAAAATGCTTTTAAAAAACGAAGGCGTTTTAGAAATTGATATAAACTATCATACAAAAAGAGCTAGTATAGAATATAATCCCCTAATCACTAATGCAAAAGATATTTTAAATACCATCATATCTCTTGGCTACACTCCCCTAGCCTTTAATCCAAGCACTACGACAAAAGCTAAAAAAACCCATATTGAGTTTTATTCAAGGCTAATAGTAGCAATTGCTTGTGTTATGAATATTATGTGGCTTAGCATAGCAAGATATGCTGGGTATTTTTCTAGTATGGAGCAAAGCATTCAAGATATTATTAATTTTGCGGAGTTTGTATTATGCACTCCTGTTCTTTTTTATAGTGCTTCATCAATGTTTAAAAGCGCTTATTTAGCCCTTAAAAACAAAATATTAAATATGGATTGCTTAGTAACTGCGGGTGCTAGTCTTGTTTATATTTATAGCATTATTGCGATGTTTAAAAGGCTTCCTTATGTTTATTTTGATAGCGTTGCTATGATTATTTGCTTTGTTTTTATAGGAAGATTTTTAGAACAACTCGCAAGAAAACAAGCTTTAGAAAATATTGATTTTTTAAGCGATTTATTAAACGCTAGTGTAAATGTGATTAAAGGTGAAAATATAGAAAAAATCAGCGTTACAAATATTAAAAAAGATGATGTTTTAAGAGTATTTTTAGGAGATAAAATCTTAATTGATGGATATGCTTTAAATGATGCTAAATTAAACCTTAGCGCAATTACAGGCGAAAGTGAATTAGTAAATATTAAAAAAGGTGATTTTATCAAAAGTGCTAGCGTGGTTGAATGTGCTAGTTTTGATTATATTGCAAGCTGCACTTTTAATGATAGTTATATTAATAAATTAGCAAATTTATTAAATAAAACAAAAAAATCAAACCTTGAAAGACTAACAGATAAAATCGGAGTTTATTTTTGTTATGCGATTTTTAGCATTGCATTTTTGTGCTTTTTATATAATATTTCTAATATAAATGAAGCTATTATTAGAAGTGTAAGTTTATTAATAATCGCATGTCCATGTGCTTTAGCACTTAGTGCTCCTGTTGGAAATATTTTATGTATTCACGAAGCTTTAAAGCTTAAAGTATTATTTAAAAACGCAAGTTTTATTGAAAATCTTAGCAAAATAAATATGGCTGTATTTGATAAAACAGGGGTATTATCAAAATCAAAACTTGAATTATTAAGCAGTATTAATCTAAATGATAATGATAAAAGCATATTAAAAGCGATTTTAAATAAAAACAATCACATAATCGCAAGCTCACTAAACGAGTATTTAAAAGATATAAAACCAAGCGAAAAGGATTTTAATCTAATTCAGCTAAATGGCTTAGGAGTTTTGGCGGAATTTGAAAACGGAATTAAATATATTTTTGGCTCAGCAAAACTACTAAAACAATACAATATAAATGCGATTTCAAAGAATGAAACCGAAGTGTTTTTCGCTAAAAATGATGAAATTTTAGAGCATTTTATATTTTCTAATGTAATTAGTAATGATGCACTAAATCTAATTAATTATTTAAAATCATCTAATATAAAAATAGTAATGCTCTCAGGAGATAAGCAAAAACCTTGTGAAAAAATAGCAAACGAGCTAGGAATTAGCGAATATTATTATGAATGTTTGCCTGAAGATAAGTTAAAAACGATTGAAAACTTTAGCAAAAATAACAAAGTTTTAATGGTAGGCGATGGCATAAATGACGCATTAGCATTAAAACTTGCGCTTGTTGGAATTAGCTTTAAAAACGCTAGTAATTTAGCTCTAAATTCAAGTGATATTGTTATGCTTGATAATAAATTAATAGGTATTAAAAACTCTCATTTATTAGCTACAAAAACATATAAATTAATTAAGACAAATCTAGCTTTAAGCTTTTTATACAATATCATAAGCATTCCATTAGCTTTCAATGGACTTATAAACCCACTAATCGCAAGTATATTTATGTCGCTTAGTTCAATCTGCGTGATAATCAACTCTACAAGAATTAAAAGCTACGCCAAAAAAATCAAGAATTTGAAATAG
- the ccoS gene encoding cbb3-type cytochrome oxidase assembly protein CcoS: MENILMLMIGVSIFLVFIVIAAFIWGFKNRQFSENKGFLELNDSEEALQDAIILENRKKELKNPKKALFLDRDGVINRDFSYVYELEKLEFMPNIFEIVKFFYDKGYLILIITNQSGVGRGYFSEEQMNIFNNAIIKEFSNHQINIAKIYACLHTPDDNCECRKPKAGMIIKACKEFNIDLANSIFIGDKPSDMQAAFNANIKNRYLFSDNENYENAKKISDLLDIKKDFL, translated from the coding sequence ATGGAAAATATTTTAATGTTAATGATAGGCGTTTCAATTTTTTTAGTTTTTATTGTAATCGCTGCTTTTATTTGGGGATTTAAAAATAGGCAATTTAGCGAGAATAAAGGCTTTTTAGAATTAAACGACAGCGAAGAAGCTTTGCAAGATGCAATAATTTTAGAAAATCGCAAAAAAGAATTAAAAAATCCTAAGAAAGCTTTATTTTTAGATAGAGATGGCGTGATTAATCGTGATTTTTCTTATGTTTATGAGCTAGAAAAATTAGAATTTATGCCAAATATTTTTGAAATTGTTAAGTTTTTTTATGATAAAGGATATTTAATACTTATTATCACAAATCAAAGTGGAGTAGGGCGTGGATATTTTAGCGAAGAGCAAATGAATATTTTTAATAATGCAATAATTAAAGAATTTTCTAATCATCAAATTAATATTGCTAAAATTTACGCTTGTTTGCATACACCAGATGATAATTGCGAATGCAGAAAACCAAAAGCAGGAATGATTATAAAAGCTTGCAAAGAGTTTAATATAGATTTAGCAAACTCTATTTTCATAGGAGATAAGCCAAGCGATATGCAAGCAGCTTTTAATGCAAATATTAAAAATCGCTATTTATTTAGCGATAATGAAAATTACGAAAACGCTAAAAAAATTAGCGATTTATTAGATATTAAAAAGGATTTTTTATGA